In Burkholderia sp. WP9, a genomic segment contains:
- the phhA gene encoding phenylalanine 4-monooxygenase codes for MSTANTAKLKEQFDAGLETRADFTIDQPTESYGAVDHAVWQQLYARQTALLKGRVCDEFLAGVERIGMPADRVPSFDEINAKLMPATGWQIVAVPGLVPDQVFFEHLANRRFPVTWWMRRPDQLDYLQEPDCFHDLFGHVPLLINPVFADYMHAYGRAALAAHDAGALPLLARLYWYTVEFGLIRDAVSPNGVKIYGAGIVSSKGETLYSQQSAAPNRLSFDLERVMRTRYRIDTFQKTYFVIDDFAQLFNVTQTDFAPLLAKLAAQPAFAAGDVLEHDRVITRGSREGWLADGDI; via the coding sequence ATGTCCACCGCCAATACCGCCAAACTGAAAGAGCAATTCGACGCCGGGCTCGAAACCCGTGCCGATTTCACCATCGATCAACCAACCGAAAGCTACGGCGCGGTCGACCACGCAGTATGGCAACAACTTTACGCCCGCCAGACAGCGCTGCTCAAAGGGCGCGTATGTGACGAGTTTCTGGCGGGCGTCGAACGCATCGGCATGCCGGCCGACCGCGTGCCCTCCTTCGACGAGATCAACGCGAAGCTCATGCCCGCCACCGGTTGGCAGATTGTCGCCGTGCCGGGCCTCGTGCCGGACCAGGTGTTCTTCGAGCATCTGGCGAACCGCCGTTTTCCCGTGACCTGGTGGATGCGCCGGCCCGACCAGCTCGATTACCTGCAGGAACCGGATTGTTTTCATGATCTTTTCGGCCACGTGCCGCTGTTGATCAACCCGGTATTCGCCGACTACATGCACGCATACGGCCGCGCCGCGCTTGCCGCCCATGACGCCGGCGCCCTGCCGCTGCTCGCGCGCCTCTACTGGTACACCGTGGAGTTCGGCCTGATCCGCGACGCGGTAAGTCCGAACGGCGTGAAGATTTATGGCGCGGGAATTGTGTCGAGCAAGGGCGAGACGCTCTACAGCCAGCAAAGTGCCGCGCCGAACCGGCTCAGCTTCGACCTCGAACGCGTGATGCGCACCCGCTACCGCATCGACACGTTCCAGAAGACCTACTTCGTAATCGATGATTTCGCGCAGTTGTTCAACGTGACGCAAACCGACTTCGCGCCGCTGCTGGCAAAGCTTGCCGCCCAACCGGCGTTCGCGGCCGGCGACGTGCTCGAACACGATCGCGTCATCACGCGCGGCTCACGGGAGGGCTGGCTGGCAGACGGCGATATCTGA
- a CDS encoding Lrp/AsnC family transcriptional regulator, whose product MLELDHFDLALLEVLQRFGRATHQQLAEQVPLSPSQIGRRLQRLEQAGVVDGYRVVLRPEKLGLGVTAFTSLKLKHHGDSIIEQFQQQIDVLPEVLECHAVVGDADYLLRIVAPDLNSSLYTQLDTCGKDGGVKN is encoded by the coding sequence ATGTTAGAACTGGATCACTTCGATCTCGCGCTGCTGGAGGTGCTTCAGCGCTTCGGCCGGGCAACGCATCAGCAACTGGCTGAGCAGGTGCCGCTGTCACCGTCACAGATTGGCCGGCGCTTGCAGCGTCTGGAGCAGGCGGGTGTAGTGGACGGCTATCGCGTCGTGCTGCGGCCGGAAAAACTCGGGCTCGGCGTCACCGCTTTTACGAGCTTGAAATTGAAGCACCACGGCGATTCGATCATCGAGCAATTCCAGCAACAGATCGACGTGCTGCCTGAAGTGCTGGAGTGCCATGCCGTGGTGGGCGACGCCGACTATCTGTTGCGCATTGTCGCGCCCGATCTGAACTCATCTCTTTATACACAACTCGACACTTGCGGCAAGGATGGTGGAGTAAAAAATTAG
- a CDS encoding IS4 family transposase, translating to MKIRDDAGAWVDEEFETLDLGDPRRDRRAKELVKRFASRPTASIPGACEGWSETIAAYRFLGNEHIDWRDMMQPHWDRTTARMGQLPVVLCIADTTELNFNGQDIEGAGPLCYEAQVGMYLHATYAVTPDREPLGVMNAWMWAREPRDANGKRGGVKESARWIESYEIVAEQARALPDTRLVYVADREGDIAALMQRAQELGEPADWLMRSQHNRALKGEASLWETVHASRVLGHISFVLPGRSGQKAREVRQELRSQRVTLPGRAGVKLTCVEAYEVDAPAGVKPVIWRLVTNREAGDAHALIELVDWYRARWEIEMFFNVLKNACGVEALQLSQMERVEKALVLYMVVSWRIARLMRVGRTCPELDASLFFAADEIHGAHVLCKKARPKKPPTLNQMIRMVGSLGGFLGRKNDGEPGAKTLWIGMQRVMDAVITIQILRDGYDTSV from the coding sequence ATGAAGATCCGAGACGACGCAGGAGCATGGGTGGACGAGGAATTTGAGACGCTGGATCTGGGTGATCCACGGCGAGACCGGCGCGCGAAGGAGCTGGTCAAACGGTTCGCCAGCCGACCCACGGCTAGCATTCCGGGCGCGTGCGAAGGCTGGTCAGAGACGATCGCTGCATATCGCTTTTTGGGCAATGAGCACATCGACTGGCGCGACATGATGCAGCCGCATTGGGACCGTACCACGGCACGCATGGGGCAGTTGCCGGTGGTGCTGTGCATTGCCGATACGACAGAGCTGAACTTTAACGGTCAGGATATCGAAGGGGCTGGCCCGCTCTGTTATGAAGCACAGGTGGGCATGTATCTTCACGCGACCTATGCGGTGACACCGGATCGGGAGCCGCTGGGTGTGATGAACGCATGGATGTGGGCGCGCGAACCACGCGATGCAAACGGCAAGCGTGGGGGCGTTAAGGAAAGTGCGCGGTGGATCGAAAGCTATGAGATCGTGGCCGAACAGGCACGGGCCCTGCCTGACACGCGGCTGGTGTATGTGGCCGATCGTGAAGGCGACATCGCCGCGCTCATGCAGCGTGCGCAGGAACTGGGTGAACCGGCGGACTGGCTGATGCGCTCGCAACACAATCGCGCGCTCAAGGGCGAAGCAAGTTTGTGGGAGACGGTGCACGCCAGCAGGGTACTCGGCCACATCAGCTTCGTGCTGCCCGGGCGCAGCGGCCAGAAGGCGCGTGAAGTGAGGCAGGAACTGCGTAGCCAGCGCGTCACGCTGCCCGGGCGTGCCGGTGTCAAGCTCACCTGCGTCGAGGCGTATGAAGTGGATGCGCCAGCGGGTGTGAAGCCCGTTATCTGGCGTCTTGTGACCAACCGCGAAGCAGGTGATGCGCATGCCCTCATCGAACTCGTTGACTGGTACCGCGCGAGGTGGGAAATAGAAATGTTCTTCAACGTCCTGAAGAACGCCTGCGGGGTCGAGGCACTGCAACTCTCACAGATGGAGCGGGTAGAAAAGGCGCTCGTGCTGTACATGGTCGTATCGTGGCGTATCGCGCGGCTCATGCGTGTGGGCAGGACCTGTCCGGAGTTGGACGCGTCGCTGTTCTTTGCGGCTGACGAGATACACGGCGCCCATGTGCTCTGTAAGAAAGCGCGTCCCAAAAAACCGCCGACGCTCAACCAGATGATACGGATGGTCGGCTCACTGGGCGGATTTCTCGGGCGCAAGAACGACGGCGAACCAGGCGCGAAGACGCTATGGATTGGCATGCAGCGAGTTATGGATGCTGTGATCACCATACAGATCTTGCGCGACGGCTATGACACTTCTGTATAA
- a CDS encoding class IV adenylate cyclase, with the protein MARNIEIKARAQHFEQLRERAAQLAPDAPLIFRQQDFFYDVPRGRLKLRQFDDGTPAELIFYQRDDRDGPKASYYTRSPVTNPEAMHALLATALTTRGIVTKERHVYLTGRTRIHLDRVDGLGDFVELEVLLAQDDDEEGGHAEAHAMFATLGVPESDLVAVAYVDLLSPDSAPKQAA; encoded by the coding sequence ATGGCACGCAACATTGAAATCAAAGCCCGCGCCCAGCATTTCGAGCAACTCCGCGAACGCGCGGCGCAGCTCGCGCCGGACGCGCCGCTGATCTTCCGCCAGCAGGACTTTTTCTACGACGTGCCGCGCGGCCGCCTGAAGCTGCGCCAGTTCGACGACGGCACGCCGGCCGAACTGATCTTCTACCAGCGCGACGACCGCGACGGCCCGAAAGCGTCTTATTACACGCGCAGCCCGGTGACCAACCCGGAAGCCATGCACGCGCTGCTCGCCACCGCGCTGACCACACGCGGCATCGTCACCAAGGAACGGCATGTGTATCTGACCGGGCGCACACGTATCCATCTGGACCGGGTGGACGGTCTGGGCGACTTCGTCGAACTCGAAGTCCTGCTTGCCCAGGACGACGACGAAGAAGGCGGCCATGCAGAAGCGCACGCGATGTTCGCCACGCTCGGCGTGCCGGAATCGGATCTGGTGGCGGTGGCCTACGTCGATTTGCTGAGCCCGGACAGCGCCCCAAAGCAAGCCGCGTAA
- a CDS encoding LysR family transcriptional regulator, translating to MDLTLLRAFVTVAREGNLTRAAVQLHLTQPAVSLQIKHLQETLGVTLFTRTSHGLSLTRDGQALLPHAERALGAANDVQRAAQSLRHEVRGRLRIGTILDPAFLRLGGFLKQLVETWPRIETALRHGMSGWVLEQVRAGELDVGYYIGLPSEEEPRDGPAFHAVTLTHFQYRVLAPAGWKDRVKGARDWRSLAALPWIWTPPASAHNRLLSRCFDEAGVKPIKVAEVDQEPSMLDLVKSGVGLTLARDATAIAEAHAHALTIVEGATVPTQLSFITLAQRKEEPAIAAALKLIEQQWAT from the coding sequence ATGGATCTGACTCTGCTCCGGGCCTTCGTCACCGTGGCACGCGAGGGCAACCTTACGCGCGCCGCGGTACAGCTTCACCTGACCCAACCCGCCGTCAGCCTGCAAATCAAGCATTTGCAGGAGACGCTCGGCGTGACGCTGTTCACGCGGACTTCGCACGGGCTTTCGCTGACGCGCGACGGCCAGGCGCTGCTGCCGCACGCCGAACGCGCGCTTGGCGCGGCGAACGACGTGCAGCGGGCGGCGCAATCGCTGCGCCACGAAGTACGCGGACGCTTGCGGATCGGCACGATCCTCGACCCGGCGTTTCTGCGCCTCGGCGGCTTCCTGAAGCAACTCGTGGAAACCTGGCCGCGCATCGAGACAGCCTTGCGCCACGGCATGTCGGGATGGGTGCTGGAGCAGGTTCGCGCAGGTGAGCTCGATGTCGGCTACTACATCGGCCTGCCGTCCGAAGAGGAACCGCGCGACGGCCCCGCTTTTCACGCCGTCACGCTGACTCACTTCCAGTACCGTGTGCTGGCGCCGGCCGGCTGGAAAGACCGCGTCAAAGGCGCGCGCGACTGGCGCTCGCTTGCGGCGCTGCCGTGGATCTGGACGCCGCCCGCGTCGGCGCATAACCGCTTGTTGTCGCGCTGCTTCGACGAGGCAGGCGTGAAGCCCATCAAGGTGGCGGAAGTGGATCAGGAGCCGTCCATGCTCGACCTGGTCAAATCAGGCGTGGGCCTCACGCTCGCACGCGACGCCACCGCGATCGCCGAAGCGCATGCGCACGCGCTGACCATTGTCGAAGGTGCGACCGTGCCGACTCAGCTCAGCTTCATCACGCTCGCGCAGCGCAAGGAGGAGCCGGCCATTGCGGCAGCGCTGAAGTTGATCGAGCAGCAATGGGCGACGTGA
- a CDS encoding CoA-acylating methylmalonate-semialdehyde dehydrogenase has product MSETYQDEAVRSAKSANALTHFINGKTVEGTSGRFGDVFNPAQGSVSARVPLASVAEVDAAVAAAKDAFPAWSETAPIKRARVLFKFKELLDRHHDELAELITREHGKVFSDAKGEVMRGIEIVEFACGIPNLLKSDFTDQIGGGIDNWNLRQPLGVVAGITPFNFPMMVPCWMFPVAIACGNTFVLKPSERDPSCSNRLAELLREAGLPDGVFNVVHGDKVAVDALLVHPEVSALSFVGSTPIAEYIYTEGTKHGKRVQALGGAKNHLVVMPDADLDQAVDALIGAAYGSAGERCMAISVAVAVGHIADELVERLTPRVKSLKILNGMESDAEMGPLVTAVHREKVVGYIDSGVAAGAKLVVDGRGHQVSGHEKGFFLGGTLFDDVSTDMKIYREEIFGPVLCVVRVPDFASAVELINANEFANGVSLFTSDGGVARAFSRQIQIGMVGINVPIPVPMAWHSFGGWKKSLFGDHHAYGEEGVRFYTRYKSIMQRWPDSIAKGAEFTMPVAK; this is encoded by the coding sequence ATGAGCGAGACATATCAGGACGAAGCCGTGCGCAGCGCGAAGAGCGCGAACGCGCTGACGCATTTCATCAATGGCAAAACCGTCGAAGGCACGAGCGGCCGCTTCGGCGACGTCTTCAATCCTGCTCAAGGCAGCGTCAGCGCACGCGTGCCGCTCGCGAGCGTCGCCGAAGTGGACGCGGCCGTCGCCGCCGCCAAAGACGCGTTCCCGGCATGGAGCGAAACCGCGCCGATCAAGCGGGCGCGTGTTCTGTTCAAGTTCAAGGAGCTGCTCGACCGTCATCACGACGAACTGGCGGAACTGATCACGCGTGAGCACGGCAAGGTGTTTTCGGACGCGAAGGGTGAAGTGATGCGCGGCATTGAAATCGTCGAGTTCGCCTGCGGCATTCCGAATCTGCTGAAGTCCGACTTTACCGATCAGATCGGCGGCGGCATCGACAACTGGAACCTGCGTCAACCGCTCGGCGTGGTCGCCGGCATTACGCCGTTCAATTTCCCAATGATGGTGCCGTGCTGGATGTTTCCCGTCGCGATTGCGTGCGGCAACACGTTCGTGTTGAAGCCGTCCGAGCGGGATCCTTCCTGTTCGAACCGGCTTGCCGAATTGTTGAGGGAGGCCGGCTTGCCGGATGGCGTTTTCAACGTCGTGCACGGCGACAAGGTGGCGGTCGACGCATTGCTCGTGCATCCGGAAGTCAGCGCGTTGTCGTTCGTCGGTTCGACGCCGATCGCCGAATACATCTACACGGAGGGCACGAAGCACGGCAAGCGTGTGCAGGCTTTGGGCGGAGCGAAGAATCATCTGGTAGTGATGCCGGACGCGGATCTCGACCAGGCAGTCGACGCCTTGATCGGCGCGGCGTACGGCTCGGCGGGCGAGCGATGCATGGCCATTTCGGTGGCCGTCGCCGTCGGGCATATCGCCGATGAACTGGTCGAACGGCTCACGCCGCGCGTGAAGAGCCTGAAGATTCTCAACGGCATGGAGTCGGATGCCGAGATGGGACCGTTGGTCACGGCGGTGCATCGCGAGAAAGTGGTGGGCTATATCGACTCTGGCGTCGCGGCGGGCGCGAAACTGGTTGTCGATGGGCGAGGCCATCAGGTCAGTGGACACGAGAAGGGATTCTTTCTTGGCGGCACCTTGTTCGACGATGTTTCGACCGACATGAAGATTTACCGGGAAGAGATTTTCGGACCCGTGCTTTGTGTGGTGCGCGTGCCGGATTTTGCGTCCGCGGTGGAACTCATCAACGCCAATGAGTTTGCCAACGGCGTGTCGCTGTTTACGTCCGATGGCGGTGTCGCTCGCGCGTTCTCGCGCCAGATCCAGATCGGCATGGTTGGCATCAACGTGCCGATTCCGGTGCCGATGGCGTGGCACTCGTTTGGTGGCTGGAAGAAGTCGCTCTTCGGCGACCATCACGCGTATGGTGAAGAAGGCGTGCGGTTTTACACCCGCTACAAGAGCATCATGCAGCGCTGGCCCGACAGCATCGCCAAAGGCGCTGAGTTTACGATGCCGGTGGCCAAGTAG
- a CDS encoding GMC family oxidoreductase N-terminal domain-containing protein, protein MSDSDTRPETPRRLEGEFDYIIVGAGTAGCVLANRLSEDPDVRVLLLEAGGKDDYHWIHVPVGYLYCIGNPRTDWLYKTQSEPRLNGRALSYPRGRVLGGSSSINGMIYMRGQREDYDEWARVTNDSSWSWNSVLPVFRRSEDHYAGATESHGAGGPWRVEKQRLKWKILEEFSRAAQETGIPATDDFNRGDNTGVGYFDVNQKRGIRWNASKAFLRPALKRPNLMVITGAHTQRVVFEGRRCTGVEYRGDNTDYLAKARCEVILSSGAVNSPQLLELSGIGNGARLQNLGIEVVNDLRGVGENLQDHLQLRMAYKVDGVRTLNTASAHWWGKLMIGMQYALFQSGPMSMSPSQLGAFAKSDPNDRSLTRPDLEYHVQPLSLDRFGEPLHRFNAFTASVCQLRPTSRGSIHIESADASAPPLIAPNYLSTDYDRHVAANALRLTRRIAAAPALSRYRPQEILPGVQYQTEEELQQAAGAVGTTIFHPVGTCRMGTTDDPGAVVDNRLRVIGVDGLRVVDASVMPTITSGNTNSPTLMIAERASEMIREDRRARVAGSSVVHTSSTPSVFTV, encoded by the coding sequence ATGAGCGATTCCGACACCAGGCCCGAGACCCCGCGGCGGCTCGAAGGCGAGTTCGATTACATCATCGTGGGCGCGGGGACGGCGGGCTGTGTGCTGGCCAATCGCCTGAGCGAAGATCCAGACGTGCGGGTACTGCTGCTCGAAGCCGGCGGCAAAGACGACTACCACTGGATTCATGTGCCGGTCGGCTACCTCTATTGCATCGGCAACCCGCGCACGGACTGGCTCTACAAAACACAATCTGAGCCGCGGCTGAATGGCCGCGCGCTTTCGTACCCGCGCGGACGCGTCCTGGGCGGAAGCTCCTCAATCAACGGCATGATCTACATGCGTGGGCAGCGCGAAGACTACGACGAATGGGCTCGCGTCACGAACGACTCGTCCTGGTCGTGGAACTCGGTGTTGCCCGTCTTCAGGCGCAGCGAAGATCACTATGCCGGCGCGACCGAGTCGCATGGCGCGGGCGGTCCTTGGCGCGTGGAGAAACAGCGGTTGAAATGGAAAATACTCGAAGAGTTTTCACGCGCTGCGCAGGAGACCGGCATCCCCGCCACGGACGACTTCAATCGCGGCGATAACACCGGTGTCGGCTACTTCGACGTCAATCAGAAGCGCGGCATTCGCTGGAATGCGTCGAAGGCATTTCTGCGTCCCGCACTCAAGCGGCCGAATCTCATGGTCATTACCGGCGCGCACACGCAACGCGTCGTATTCGAAGGTCGCCGTTGCACAGGCGTCGAATATCGCGGCGACAACACGGACTATCTGGCCAAAGCACGCTGCGAAGTGATCCTCAGCTCTGGTGCTGTCAATTCGCCGCAATTGCTCGAACTCTCCGGTATCGGCAACGGTGCACGTCTGCAGAACCTGGGTATTGAAGTCGTCAACGATCTGCGCGGCGTGGGAGAAAATTTGCAGGACCATCTGCAATTGCGAATGGCCTATAAAGTCGATGGCGTGCGCACACTCAACACAGCGTCCGCGCATTGGTGGGGCAAGCTGATGATCGGCATGCAGTACGCGCTGTTTCAAAGCGGGCCGATGTCGATGTCGCCGTCGCAACTCGGCGCGTTTGCCAAATCAGACCCGAATGATCGCTCGCTGACGCGGCCCGACCTCGAGTATCACGTCCAGCCGCTTTCGCTCGATCGCTTCGGCGAACCGCTGCACCGATTCAACGCGTTCACTGCGTCCGTGTGCCAGTTGCGGCCCACTTCGCGCGGCAGCATTCACATTGAATCAGCCGATGCGTCAGCGCCGCCGTTGATCGCCCCCAACTATCTCTCTACCGATTACGACCGGCACGTTGCCGCCAATGCGCTGCGTCTCACGCGACGCATTGCCGCGGCGCCCGCGCTCTCGCGCTACCGGCCGCAAGAGATTTTGCCGGGCGTCCAGTACCAGACCGAGGAAGAGTTGCAGCAGGCTGCCGGCGCCGTCGGCACGACCATCTTCCATCCGGTCGGCACCTGCCGCATGGGCACGACCGACGACCCCGGCGCGGTGGTCGACAACCGGTTACGAGTTATCGGTGTTGACGGATTGCGGGTGGTCGATGCATCTGTCATGCCGACCATCACCTCGGGCAACACCAATTCGCCCACGCTGATGATCGCGGAGCGCGCCAGCGAGATGATCCGCGAGGATCGCCGTGCGCGCGTTGCCGGCAGTTCCGTGGTGCATACAAGCTCGACGCCTTCCGTGTTCACCGTGTGA
- a CDS encoding ABC transporter ATP-binding protein: MILGDTILETRGLTREFKGFIAVNGVNLRVRRGSIHALIGPNGAGKTTCFNLLTKFLEPTAGQIVFNGIDITSERPAQIARRGIIRSFQISAVFPHLTALQNVRIGLQRQLGTAFHFWKSERTLRQLDDRAMDLLTQVGLTDFADVLTVELSYGRKRALEIATTLAMEPELMLLDEPTQGMGHEDVDRVTALIKKVSSGRTILMVEHNMNVIAGISDTITVLQRGEVLAEGSYAEVSKNPLVMQAYMGSADAALAGAHA; encoded by the coding sequence ATGATTCTCGGCGATACGATTCTCGAAACGCGCGGCCTCACCCGTGAGTTCAAAGGCTTTATCGCCGTGAACGGTGTGAACCTGCGCGTGCGCCGTGGCTCGATCCATGCGCTGATCGGCCCGAATGGGGCAGGCAAGACCACCTGCTTCAATCTGCTCACCAAATTTCTCGAACCGACTGCGGGTCAAATCGTTTTCAACGGTATCGACATTACGAGCGAACGCCCGGCGCAAATCGCACGGCGCGGCATTATCCGGTCATTCCAGATTTCTGCTGTATTTCCGCATCTGACAGCATTGCAGAATGTGCGCATTGGCTTGCAGCGTCAGCTCGGCACGGCATTTCATTTCTGGAAGAGCGAACGCACGCTTCGCCAACTCGATGATCGCGCAATGGATTTACTCACGCAGGTCGGATTGACCGATTTCGCCGACGTGTTGACGGTCGAACTTTCCTACGGCCGCAAACGCGCGCTGGAAATTGCCACCACGCTCGCCATGGAGCCGGAGCTCATGCTGCTCGACGAGCCCACGCAAGGCATGGGCCACGAAGACGTCGATCGCGTGACGGCGCTAATCAAGAAGGTATCGAGCGGCCGCACCATCCTGATGGTCGAGCACAACATGAATGTGATCGCCGGCATTTCCGACACGATTACTGTGCTGCAACGTGGCGAAGTGCTCGCCGAAGGCAGCTACGCCGAAGTGTCGAAGAATCCGCTCGTGATGCAAGCCTATATGGGCAGCGCCGACGCGGCGCTTGCCGGAGCCCACGCATGA
- a CDS encoding ABC transporter ATP-binding protein, whose translation MNTIAERESLDVSGTDNAVPALDIKGLQAWYGESHILHGVDLTVNRGEVVTLLGRNGAGRTTTLRAIMGLTGRRTGSIRIAGRETINLPTHRIAHCGIGYCPEERGIFSSLSCEENLLLPPPVGDKAHMMSLEEIYSMFPNLHERRMSQGTRLSGGEQQMLAVARILRTGASLLLLDEISEGLAPVIVQALARMIMTLKARGYTVVMVEQNFRFAAPLADRFYVMEHGAIVEHFGASELETKMPILHDLLGV comes from the coding sequence ATGAATACGATTGCCGAGCGCGAAAGTCTCGACGTTAGCGGGACGGATAACGCCGTGCCCGCGCTGGACATCAAGGGTTTGCAGGCGTGGTACGGGGAATCCCACATTCTGCATGGCGTCGATCTGACGGTGAACCGCGGCGAAGTCGTCACGCTTCTGGGCCGCAATGGCGCGGGACGGACCACGACGCTGCGCGCCATCATGGGCCTGACCGGTCGGCGCACCGGTTCGATCCGCATTGCCGGACGTGAGACGATCAATCTGCCCACGCATCGCATCGCGCATTGCGGCATTGGTTATTGCCCGGAAGAGCGCGGTATTTTTTCGAGCCTCTCCTGCGAGGAGAATCTGCTGCTGCCGCCGCCTGTCGGGGACAAGGCGCACATGATGTCGCTCGAAGAAATCTATTCGATGTTTCCGAATCTGCACGAACGCCGCATGAGCCAGGGCACGCGGCTCTCAGGCGGCGAACAGCAGATGCTCGCGGTAGCGCGCATTCTGCGCACCGGCGCGAGCTTGCTGCTGCTCGACGAAATCTCGGAAGGGCTTGCGCCTGTCATCGTTCAGGCGCTGGCACGCATGATCATGACGCTCAAGGCGCGCGGCTACACCGTGGTGATGGTCGAGCAGAATTTCCGCTTTGCCGCGCCGCTTGCCGATCGCTTCTACGTGATGGAGCACGGCGCGATTGTCGAGCACTTCGGGGCAAGTGAACTCGAAACCAAGATGCCGATCCTGCACGATCTTTTGGGCGTTTAA
- a CDS encoding ABC transporter substrate-binding protein, translating into MKKNPLARLASLCFAVAAGAALTMGSAQAADDAVKIGFITDMSGLYADIDGQGGLEAIRMAVADFGGKVNGKPITVVYADHQNKADIAASRAREWFDRDGVDLLIGGTNSATGLSMNTVAGEKKKVYISIGAGADTLTNEQCTPYTIHYAYDTTALAKGTGSAVTKQGGKTWYFLTADYAFGKALEKNTSDVVKANGGQVLGAVRHPLSASDFSSFLLQAQASKAQILGLANAGGDTINSIKAAKEFGITKTMKLAALLVFIDDIHSLGLETTQGLVLTDSWYWNKDATTRKWAERYFDKMKKMPSSLQAADYSATMTYLNAVKAVGSTDSDKVMAQLKKTKINDFYAKGYIRQDGSMIHDMYLMQVKTPAESKEPWDYYKITATIPGEQAFTTKTETRCALWK; encoded by the coding sequence ATGAAAAAGAACCCACTCGCGCGGCTAGCCTCCCTTTGTTTCGCGGTCGCCGCCGGCGCCGCTCTGACGATGGGCAGCGCGCAAGCGGCTGACGACGCGGTGAAGATCGGCTTCATCACCGACATGTCGGGTCTGTATGCGGATATCGACGGTCAGGGCGGCCTCGAAGCGATCCGCATGGCGGTGGCGGACTTCGGCGGCAAGGTCAACGGCAAGCCGATCACGGTGGTGTATGCGGACCACCAGAACAAGGCGGACATTGCGGCCTCACGCGCACGCGAATGGTTCGACCGCGACGGCGTCGACCTCCTGATCGGCGGCACGAACTCGGCAACGGGTTTGTCGATGAACACCGTGGCCGGTGAAAAGAAGAAGGTGTATATCAGCATCGGAGCGGGCGCCGACACGCTGACCAACGAGCAATGCACGCCGTACACGATCCACTATGCGTACGACACCACGGCGCTGGCCAAGGGCACGGGCTCGGCGGTGACGAAGCAGGGCGGCAAGACCTGGTACTTCCTCACGGCTGACTACGCGTTCGGCAAGGCGCTCGAGAAAAACACCTCCGACGTGGTGAAGGCTAATGGCGGCCAGGTGCTGGGCGCGGTGCGTCATCCGCTGTCGGCATCGGACTTCTCGTCGTTCCTGTTGCAGGCGCAGGCGTCGAAGGCACAGATTCTGGGCCTCGCCAACGCGGGCGGCGACACGATCAACTCGATCAAGGCGGCCAAGGAGTTCGGCATCACCAAAACGATGAAGCTCGCCGCGCTGCTGGTGTTCATCGACGATATCCACAGCCTGGGCCTCGAAACCACCCAAGGTCTCGTTCTGACGGACAGCTGGTACTGGAACAAGGACGCCACCACTCGCAAGTGGGCGGAGCGCTACTTCGACAAAATGAAGAAGATGCCGTCGAGCCTGCAGGCCGCCGACTACTCGGCGACCATGACCTATCTGAACGCGGTGAAGGCGGTGGGCTCGACCGACTCCGACAAGGTGATGGCGCAACTGAAGAAGACCAAGATCAACGACTTCTACGCGAAGGGTTACATCCGTCAGGACGGCAGCATGATCCACGACATGTACCTGATGCAGGTGAAGACGCCGGCCGAGTCCAAGGAGCCGTGGGACTACTACAAGATCACGGCGACGATCCCCGGCGAGCAGGCGTTCACGACCAAGACGGAAACGCGCTGCGCGTTGTGGAAATAA